In a genomic window of Festucalex cinctus isolate MCC-2025b chromosome 11, RoL_Fcin_1.0, whole genome shotgun sequence:
- the traf3ip1 gene encoding TRAF3-interacting protein 1 isoform X3 — MASIVRTRSRGSQIIRTTGFMKGLYKDSELKSDNVKDKETKIAFLQKAIDVVILVSGEPLAAKPARIVAGHEPEKTNELLQAIAKCCLNKLPSEEAVKRVLSGEKVDLKTKATSKSQDKENREGREHQSSEREEKKRIERSGSREDKDPGQPRERERQRRDGERDQRRDREHSGKNQRREQDHDKSRERTRDKDKGRGKDRDKEKEKDLERHQDKSSRDRDGMRERDSHRDPERSKDKRRERDKEAERRKDSDDKNTSKERDSKSKDRLSEIQQKPTEDEPRKAVKPAPVTSSQSDSPARIPRPSSAKGQRRKPRIAGQDESDSEADADPPKEGGDPAGASFPSEMNSSNKRPARPSSARPAPPRVKKQENFPEGVPAERLSSAKSSVIRDGRKRSDDEDEEDEQFLVAEAAPEAADAHEKKESAQDLAGDEEHGGLVKKILETKKDYEASPSSIKSKEPVSEEARKKEQDLVTREVERLRASIQSVCQSALPLGKIMDYVQEDIDAMQAELQGWRRENKEHAQALLQEQEATERALEPLKAELYELDQMIKDYQDKICAMRSNILRNEEKIQKKLTGIITSST; from the exons ATGGCCTCAATTGTCCGAACACGGTCTCGTGGAAGTCAG ATCATCAGAACAACTGGTTTCATGAAGGGACTGTACAAAGACAGTGAATTGAAGTCTGATAACGTAAAG GACAAAGAGACAAAGATAGCATTCCTTCAGAAAGCGATCGACGTCGTGATACTCGTCAGCGGTGAGCCCCTTGCTGCAAAGCCGGCACGTATCGTGGCTGGCCACGAGCCCGAGAAGACCAACGAGCTGCTGCAGGCTATTGCCAAGTGTTGCCTCAATAAG TTGCCCAGTGAGGAGGCAGTGAAACGAGTACTTTCCGGAGAGAAGGTGGACTTGAAAACCAAGGCCACATCCAAGTCCCAAGACAAAGAAAATCGAGAAGGACGTGAGCATCAGTCATCGGaaagagag GAAAAGAAGCGGATCGAGCGCAGTGGGAGCAGAGAAGACAAGGACCCGGGCCAGCCCCGAGAGCGGGAAAGACAGCGACGAGATGGCGAGCGAGACCAGCGCCGCGATCGGGAACATTCCGGCAAGAACCAGCGGCGCGAACAGGACCACGACAAGAGCCGCGAGCGAACGCGAGACAAGGACAAAGGGAGAGGGAAAGACAGAGAcaaggagaaggagaaagaCCTGGAAAGACATCAAGACAAGTCGAGTCGAGACCGAGACGGAATGAGAGAAAGAGATTCTCACAGGGACCCCGAAAGAAGCAAAGACAAACGACGAGAGCGAGACAAAGAGGCAGAAAGGCGCAAAGACAGCGACGACAAGAACACAAGTAAAGAGAGAGACAGTAAAAGCAAG GATAGGTTGTcggaaatacaacaaaaacccaccgaGGACGAGCCCAGAAAAGCAGTCAAACCTGCACCAGTT ACCTCGTCCCAGTCGGACAGTCCAGCAAGAATACCTCGGCCGTCTTCTGCCAAAGGGCAAAGGAGGAAACCTCGAATTGCAGGACAGG ATGAATCTGACAGTGAGGCTG ATGCTGACCCTCCCAAGGAAGGTGGCGATCCTGCAGGTGCCTCATTTCCATCGGAAATGAACTCCAG CAATAAGCGACCGGCGCGGCCCAGCAGCGCTCGTCCGGCTCCTCCTCGAGTCAAGAAACAGGAGAACTTTCCCGAAGGGGTCCCAGCTGAgag GCTTTCAAGTGCCAAGTCGTCAGTCATCAGAGACGGGAGGAAGCGGtcggatgatgaagatgaggaagacGAGCAGTTTCTTGTGGCAGAGGCCGCTCCGGAAGCTGCAGATGCTCATGAGAAGAAG GAATCTGCACAAGACCTCGCCGGTGATGAAGAACATG GTGGCCTTGTCAAAAAGATCCTTGAGACCAAAAAAGACTACGAAGCGTCACCATCCTCCATTAAATCTAAAGAG CCGGTGTCGGAGGAAGCCCGCAAGAAGGAGCAGGACTTGGTGACGCGCGAGGTGGAGCGTCTGCGCGCCTCCATCCAGTCGGTGTGCCAGAGCGCGCTGCCGCTGGGGAAGATCATGGACTACGTGCAGGAGGACATCGACGCCATGCAGGCCGAGCTGCAGGGCTGGCGCAGGGAGAACAAGGAGCACGCGCAGGCTTTGCTGCAGGAGCAGGA AGCGACCGAGCGGGCATTAGAACCTCTTAAGGCTGAACTTTACGAACTCGACCAAATGATCAAGGACTACCAGGACAAAATTTGTGCGATGAGGTCCAACATACTGAGAAACGAAGAGAAGATTCAAAAAAAGTTGACTGGAATTATCACCTCTTCCACTTGA
- the traf3ip1 gene encoding TRAF3-interacting protein 1 isoform X2 — protein MNAAVVKKTQDALGKVIKKPPLTEKLLSKPPFRYLHDIFSEIIRTTGFMKGLYKDSELKSDNVKDKETKIAFLQKAIDVVILVSGEPLAAKPARIVAGHEPEKTNELLQAIAKCCLNKLPSEEAVKRVLSGEKVDLKTKATSKSQDKENREGREHQSSEREKRIERSGSREDKDPGQPRERERQRRDGERDQRRDREHSGKNQRREQDHDKSRERTRDKDKGRGKDRDKEKEKDLERHQDKSSRDRDGMRERDSHRDPERSKDKRRERDKEAERRKDSDDKNTSKERDSKSKDRLSEIQQKPTEDEPRKAVKPAPVTSSQSDSPARIPRPSSAKGQRRKPRIAGQDESDSEADADPPKEGGDPAGASFPSEMNSSNKRPARPSSARPAPPRVKKQENFPEGVPAERLSSAKSSVIRDGRKRSDDEDEEDEQFLVAEAAPEAADAHEKKESAQDLAGDEEHGGLVKKILETKKDYEASPSSIKSKEPVSEEARKKEQDLVTREVERLRASIQSVCQSALPLGKIMDYVQEDIDAMQAELQGWRRENKEHAQALLQEQEATERALEPLKAELYELDQMIKDYQDKICAMRSNILRNEEKIQKKLTGIITSST, from the exons atGAATGCAGCTGTTGTTAAAAAGACACAAGACGCGCTCGGAAAGGTGATAAAGAAACCACCGCTGACTGAAAAACTGCTCAGCAAACCACCGTTTCGATACCTGCACGACATCTTCAGTGAG ATCATCAGAACAACTGGTTTCATGAAGGGACTGTACAAAGACAGTGAATTGAAGTCTGATAACGTAAAG GACAAAGAGACAAAGATAGCATTCCTTCAGAAAGCGATCGACGTCGTGATACTCGTCAGCGGTGAGCCCCTTGCTGCAAAGCCGGCACGTATCGTGGCTGGCCACGAGCCCGAGAAGACCAACGAGCTGCTGCAGGCTATTGCCAAGTGTTGCCTCAATAAG TTGCCCAGTGAGGAGGCAGTGAAACGAGTACTTTCCGGAGAGAAGGTGGACTTGAAAACCAAGGCCACATCCAAGTCCCAAGACAAAGAAAATCGAGAAGGACGTGAGCATCAGTCATCGGaaagagag AAGCGGATCGAGCGCAGTGGGAGCAGAGAAGACAAGGACCCGGGCCAGCCCCGAGAGCGGGAAAGACAGCGACGAGATGGCGAGCGAGACCAGCGCCGCGATCGGGAACATTCCGGCAAGAACCAGCGGCGCGAACAGGACCACGACAAGAGCCGCGAGCGAACGCGAGACAAGGACAAAGGGAGAGGGAAAGACAGAGAcaaggagaaggagaaagaCCTGGAAAGACATCAAGACAAGTCGAGTCGAGACCGAGACGGAATGAGAGAAAGAGATTCTCACAGGGACCCCGAAAGAAGCAAAGACAAACGACGAGAGCGAGACAAAGAGGCAGAAAGGCGCAAAGACAGCGACGACAAGAACACAAGTAAAGAGAGAGACAGTAAAAGCAAG GATAGGTTGTcggaaatacaacaaaaacccaccgaGGACGAGCCCAGAAAAGCAGTCAAACCTGCACCAGTT ACCTCGTCCCAGTCGGACAGTCCAGCAAGAATACCTCGGCCGTCTTCTGCCAAAGGGCAAAGGAGGAAACCTCGAATTGCAGGACAGG ATGAATCTGACAGTGAGGCTG ATGCTGACCCTCCCAAGGAAGGTGGCGATCCTGCAGGTGCCTCATTTCCATCGGAAATGAACTCCAG CAATAAGCGACCGGCGCGGCCCAGCAGCGCTCGTCCGGCTCCTCCTCGAGTCAAGAAACAGGAGAACTTTCCCGAAGGGGTCCCAGCTGAgag GCTTTCAAGTGCCAAGTCGTCAGTCATCAGAGACGGGAGGAAGCGGtcggatgatgaagatgaggaagacGAGCAGTTTCTTGTGGCAGAGGCCGCTCCGGAAGCTGCAGATGCTCATGAGAAGAAG GAATCTGCACAAGACCTCGCCGGTGATGAAGAACATG GTGGCCTTGTCAAAAAGATCCTTGAGACCAAAAAAGACTACGAAGCGTCACCATCCTCCATTAAATCTAAAGAG CCGGTGTCGGAGGAAGCCCGCAAGAAGGAGCAGGACTTGGTGACGCGCGAGGTGGAGCGTCTGCGCGCCTCCATCCAGTCGGTGTGCCAGAGCGCGCTGCCGCTGGGGAAGATCATGGACTACGTGCAGGAGGACATCGACGCCATGCAGGCCGAGCTGCAGGGCTGGCGCAGGGAGAACAAGGAGCACGCGCAGGCTTTGCTGCAGGAGCAGGA AGCGACCGAGCGGGCATTAGAACCTCTTAAGGCTGAACTTTACGAACTCGACCAAATGATCAAGGACTACCAGGACAAAATTTGTGCGATGAGGTCCAACATACTGAGAAACGAAGAGAAGATTCAAAAAAAGTTGACTGGAATTATCACCTCTTCCACTTGA
- the traf3ip1 gene encoding TRAF3-interacting protein 1 isoform X1, which produces MNAAVVKKTQDALGKVIKKPPLTEKLLSKPPFRYLHDIFSEIIRTTGFMKGLYKDSELKSDNVKDKETKIAFLQKAIDVVILVSGEPLAAKPARIVAGHEPEKTNELLQAIAKCCLNKLPSEEAVKRVLSGEKVDLKTKATSKSQDKENREGREHQSSEREEKKRIERSGSREDKDPGQPRERERQRRDGERDQRRDREHSGKNQRREQDHDKSRERTRDKDKGRGKDRDKEKEKDLERHQDKSSRDRDGMRERDSHRDPERSKDKRRERDKEAERRKDSDDKNTSKERDSKSKDRLSEIQQKPTEDEPRKAVKPAPVTSSQSDSPARIPRPSSAKGQRRKPRIAGQDESDSEADADPPKEGGDPAGASFPSEMNSSNKRPARPSSARPAPPRVKKQENFPEGVPAERLSSAKSSVIRDGRKRSDDEDEEDEQFLVAEAAPEAADAHEKKESAQDLAGDEEHGGLVKKILETKKDYEASPSSIKSKEPVSEEARKKEQDLVTREVERLRASIQSVCQSALPLGKIMDYVQEDIDAMQAELQGWRRENKEHAQALLQEQEATERALEPLKAELYELDQMIKDYQDKICAMRSNILRNEEKIQKKLTGIITSST; this is translated from the exons atGAATGCAGCTGTTGTTAAAAAGACACAAGACGCGCTCGGAAAGGTGATAAAGAAACCACCGCTGACTGAAAAACTGCTCAGCAAACCACCGTTTCGATACCTGCACGACATCTTCAGTGAG ATCATCAGAACAACTGGTTTCATGAAGGGACTGTACAAAGACAGTGAATTGAAGTCTGATAACGTAAAG GACAAAGAGACAAAGATAGCATTCCTTCAGAAAGCGATCGACGTCGTGATACTCGTCAGCGGTGAGCCCCTTGCTGCAAAGCCGGCACGTATCGTGGCTGGCCACGAGCCCGAGAAGACCAACGAGCTGCTGCAGGCTATTGCCAAGTGTTGCCTCAATAAG TTGCCCAGTGAGGAGGCAGTGAAACGAGTACTTTCCGGAGAGAAGGTGGACTTGAAAACCAAGGCCACATCCAAGTCCCAAGACAAAGAAAATCGAGAAGGACGTGAGCATCAGTCATCGGaaagagag GAAAAGAAGCGGATCGAGCGCAGTGGGAGCAGAGAAGACAAGGACCCGGGCCAGCCCCGAGAGCGGGAAAGACAGCGACGAGATGGCGAGCGAGACCAGCGCCGCGATCGGGAACATTCCGGCAAGAACCAGCGGCGCGAACAGGACCACGACAAGAGCCGCGAGCGAACGCGAGACAAGGACAAAGGGAGAGGGAAAGACAGAGAcaaggagaaggagaaagaCCTGGAAAGACATCAAGACAAGTCGAGTCGAGACCGAGACGGAATGAGAGAAAGAGATTCTCACAGGGACCCCGAAAGAAGCAAAGACAAACGACGAGAGCGAGACAAAGAGGCAGAAAGGCGCAAAGACAGCGACGACAAGAACACAAGTAAAGAGAGAGACAGTAAAAGCAAG GATAGGTTGTcggaaatacaacaaaaacccaccgaGGACGAGCCCAGAAAAGCAGTCAAACCTGCACCAGTT ACCTCGTCCCAGTCGGACAGTCCAGCAAGAATACCTCGGCCGTCTTCTGCCAAAGGGCAAAGGAGGAAACCTCGAATTGCAGGACAGG ATGAATCTGACAGTGAGGCTG ATGCTGACCCTCCCAAGGAAGGTGGCGATCCTGCAGGTGCCTCATTTCCATCGGAAATGAACTCCAG CAATAAGCGACCGGCGCGGCCCAGCAGCGCTCGTCCGGCTCCTCCTCGAGTCAAGAAACAGGAGAACTTTCCCGAAGGGGTCCCAGCTGAgag GCTTTCAAGTGCCAAGTCGTCAGTCATCAGAGACGGGAGGAAGCGGtcggatgatgaagatgaggaagacGAGCAGTTTCTTGTGGCAGAGGCCGCTCCGGAAGCTGCAGATGCTCATGAGAAGAAG GAATCTGCACAAGACCTCGCCGGTGATGAAGAACATG GTGGCCTTGTCAAAAAGATCCTTGAGACCAAAAAAGACTACGAAGCGTCACCATCCTCCATTAAATCTAAAGAG CCGGTGTCGGAGGAAGCCCGCAAGAAGGAGCAGGACTTGGTGACGCGCGAGGTGGAGCGTCTGCGCGCCTCCATCCAGTCGGTGTGCCAGAGCGCGCTGCCGCTGGGGAAGATCATGGACTACGTGCAGGAGGACATCGACGCCATGCAGGCCGAGCTGCAGGGCTGGCGCAGGGAGAACAAGGAGCACGCGCAGGCTTTGCTGCAGGAGCAGGA AGCGACCGAGCGGGCATTAGAACCTCTTAAGGCTGAACTTTACGAACTCGACCAAATGATCAAGGACTACCAGGACAAAATTTGTGCGATGAGGTCCAACATACTGAGAAACGAAGAGAAGATTCAAAAAAAGTTGACTGGAATTATCACCTCTTCCACTTGA
- the asb1 gene encoding ankyrin repeat and SOCS box protein 1: MAEGPEADVDEPPRCHLPPLITVNDLPGATAAGRNLKEWLEEQFCDKPLEQDDMRLHNAAYVGDLETLRNLLQEDAFRQRINEKSVWCCGCLPCTPLRIAATAGHAACVAYLIARGAQVDLVDVKGQTALYVAVVNGHRDCVRILLEAGADPNGSRHHRSTPLYHAARVGRLDILQELIRFNADVDMDHLLGPRLLLSARTLNTLVVCPLYISAAYHHLHCFQALLEAGAQPDFNYTGPVCREALRRGLASCLLDAVLRHGCQAAFVQLLLDHGARPAHVAWDESAVDTFNRSKVDPEALRTFFEAKSCPRRLTHVCRVAIRRALGKKRLHHIPSLPLPEAINNFLLHRN; this comes from the exons ATGGCCGAGGGTCCGGAGGCCGATGTCGACGAACCGCCTCGTTGTCATTTACCTCCTCTCATCACCGTTAACGATCTGCCCGGTGCTACTGCAGCAG GTCGCAACCTGAAAGAATGGCTGGAGGAGCAGTTTTGCGACAAGCCTCTGGAGCAGGACGACATGCGGCTGCACAACGCCGCCTACGTGGGCGATCTGGAAACCCTCAGGAACCTGCTGCAGGAAGACGCTTTTCGACA GCGCATCAACGAGAAATCGGTGTGGTGTTGCGGCTGTCTGCCCTGCACGCCTCTGCGCATCGCGGCCACGGCAGGCCACGCCGCCTGTGTGGCGTACCTGATCGCCCGGGGGGCCCAGGTGGACCTGGTGGACGTCAAGGGCCAGACGGCGCTGTACGTGGCCGTGGTTAACGGCCACCGCGACTGCGTGCGTATCCTCCTGGAGGCCGGCGCCGACCCCAACGGCAGCCGCCACCACCGCAGTACGCCGCTCTACCACGCCGCGCGGGTCGGCCGCCTCGACATACTGCAGGAACTCATCAG GTTTAATGCCGACGTGGACATGGACCACCTGCTGGGTCCCCGACTCCTGTTGAGCGCCCGCACCTTGAACACGTTGGTGGTGTGCCCGCTGTACATCAGCGCCGCCTACCACCACCTCCACTGCTTCCAAGCCCTGCTGGAAGCCGGCGCTCAGCCCGACTTCAACTACACGGGGCCCGTTTGCCGCGAGGCGCTGAGGCGCGGCCTGGCCTCCTGCCTGCTGGACGCCGTGCTGCGGCACGGCTGCCAGGCGGCCTTCGTGCAACTGCTGCTGGACCACGGAGCCCGGCCGGCGCACGTGGCCTGGGACGAGTCGGCGGTGGACACTTTTAACCGCAGCAAGGTGGATCCGGAAGCGCTCCGGACCTTCTTTGAAGCCAAGA GCTGTCCTCGCAGGCTGACCCACGTGTGCCGCGTCGCCATCCGCAGAGCTTTGGGCAAGAAGCGTCTGCACCATATACCCTCACTGCCGCTTCCGGAAGCCATCAACAACTTCCTGCTTCACCGAAACTGA
- the traf3ip1 gene encoding TRAF3-interacting protein 1 isoform X4, producing MKGLYKDSELKSDNVKDKETKIAFLQKAIDVVILVSGEPLAAKPARIVAGHEPEKTNELLQAIAKCCLNKLPSEEAVKRVLSGEKVDLKTKATSKSQDKENREGREHQSSEREEKKRIERSGSREDKDPGQPRERERQRRDGERDQRRDREHSGKNQRREQDHDKSRERTRDKDKGRGKDRDKEKEKDLERHQDKSSRDRDGMRERDSHRDPERSKDKRRERDKEAERRKDSDDKNTSKERDSKSKDRLSEIQQKPTEDEPRKAVKPAPVTSSQSDSPARIPRPSSAKGQRRKPRIAGQDESDSEADADPPKEGGDPAGASFPSEMNSSNKRPARPSSARPAPPRVKKQENFPEGVPAERLSSAKSSVIRDGRKRSDDEDEEDEQFLVAEAAPEAADAHEKKESAQDLAGDEEHGGLVKKILETKKDYEASPSSIKSKEPVSEEARKKEQDLVTREVERLRASIQSVCQSALPLGKIMDYVQEDIDAMQAELQGWRRENKEHAQALLQEQEATERALEPLKAELYELDQMIKDYQDKICAMRSNILRNEEKIQKKLTGIITSST from the exons ATGAAGGGACTGTACAAAGACAGTGAATTGAAGTCTGATAACGTAAAG GACAAAGAGACAAAGATAGCATTCCTTCAGAAAGCGATCGACGTCGTGATACTCGTCAGCGGTGAGCCCCTTGCTGCAAAGCCGGCACGTATCGTGGCTGGCCACGAGCCCGAGAAGACCAACGAGCTGCTGCAGGCTATTGCCAAGTGTTGCCTCAATAAG TTGCCCAGTGAGGAGGCAGTGAAACGAGTACTTTCCGGAGAGAAGGTGGACTTGAAAACCAAGGCCACATCCAAGTCCCAAGACAAAGAAAATCGAGAAGGACGTGAGCATCAGTCATCGGaaagagag GAAAAGAAGCGGATCGAGCGCAGTGGGAGCAGAGAAGACAAGGACCCGGGCCAGCCCCGAGAGCGGGAAAGACAGCGACGAGATGGCGAGCGAGACCAGCGCCGCGATCGGGAACATTCCGGCAAGAACCAGCGGCGCGAACAGGACCACGACAAGAGCCGCGAGCGAACGCGAGACAAGGACAAAGGGAGAGGGAAAGACAGAGAcaaggagaaggagaaagaCCTGGAAAGACATCAAGACAAGTCGAGTCGAGACCGAGACGGAATGAGAGAAAGAGATTCTCACAGGGACCCCGAAAGAAGCAAAGACAAACGACGAGAGCGAGACAAAGAGGCAGAAAGGCGCAAAGACAGCGACGACAAGAACACAAGTAAAGAGAGAGACAGTAAAAGCAAG GATAGGTTGTcggaaatacaacaaaaacccaccgaGGACGAGCCCAGAAAAGCAGTCAAACCTGCACCAGTT ACCTCGTCCCAGTCGGACAGTCCAGCAAGAATACCTCGGCCGTCTTCTGCCAAAGGGCAAAGGAGGAAACCTCGAATTGCAGGACAGG ATGAATCTGACAGTGAGGCTG ATGCTGACCCTCCCAAGGAAGGTGGCGATCCTGCAGGTGCCTCATTTCCATCGGAAATGAACTCCAG CAATAAGCGACCGGCGCGGCCCAGCAGCGCTCGTCCGGCTCCTCCTCGAGTCAAGAAACAGGAGAACTTTCCCGAAGGGGTCCCAGCTGAgag GCTTTCAAGTGCCAAGTCGTCAGTCATCAGAGACGGGAGGAAGCGGtcggatgatgaagatgaggaagacGAGCAGTTTCTTGTGGCAGAGGCCGCTCCGGAAGCTGCAGATGCTCATGAGAAGAAG GAATCTGCACAAGACCTCGCCGGTGATGAAGAACATG GTGGCCTTGTCAAAAAGATCCTTGAGACCAAAAAAGACTACGAAGCGTCACCATCCTCCATTAAATCTAAAGAG CCGGTGTCGGAGGAAGCCCGCAAGAAGGAGCAGGACTTGGTGACGCGCGAGGTGGAGCGTCTGCGCGCCTCCATCCAGTCGGTGTGCCAGAGCGCGCTGCCGCTGGGGAAGATCATGGACTACGTGCAGGAGGACATCGACGCCATGCAGGCCGAGCTGCAGGGCTGGCGCAGGGAGAACAAGGAGCACGCGCAGGCTTTGCTGCAGGAGCAGGA AGCGACCGAGCGGGCATTAGAACCTCTTAAGGCTGAACTTTACGAACTCGACCAAATGATCAAGGACTACCAGGACAAAATTTGTGCGATGAGGTCCAACATACTGAGAAACGAAGAGAAGATTCAAAAAAAGTTGACTGGAATTATCACCTCTTCCACTTGA